Proteins encoded by one window of Channa argus isolate prfri chromosome 1, Channa argus male v1.0, whole genome shotgun sequence:
- the galm gene encoding aldose 1-epimerase isoform X2 has product MTEVSHQQWGEVPGQGSVDLFALESSKVRVEVLTLGAIIRSVCSRGKDGQMVDIVLGYDNLEGYVSDKRYLGAVVGRVANRIARGRFVVEEKVYQLDINNGPNALHGGLQGFNKAIWLATEVKDGVQLSLTSPDGDQGYPGEVQVSVTYTLQGETLTAEYQACSTKTTPINLTNHSYFNLAGQSAANIYDHLVSISAQSFLPVDDTSIPKGEIRAVEGTPFDLRKPVLIGPRLKELEGPGFDHNFCLSSPGDAYTERHAARVCHPPSGRILEVTTTQPGVQFYTANFLDGSIKGKGGSKYGKHSSFCLETQNWPDAVNQASFPDCLLRPGEDYKHITRFTFTTI; this is encoded by the exons ATGACTGAAGTGAGCCATCAGCAGTGGGGAGAGGTGCCTGGCCAGGGCAGCGTGGACCTGTTTGCCCTAGAGTCCTCCAAGGTGCGGGTGGAGGTTCTCACCCTAGGTGCCATAATCAGGTCTGTGTGCAGCAGAGGGAAGGATGGCCAGATGGTGGACATAGTCCTGGGTTATGATAATCTAGAAG GTTATGTATCAGATAAGCGCTATTTAGGAGCTGTGGTGGGCCGTGTGGCCAACAGGATCGCGCGGGGACGCTTTGTAGTGGAGGAAAAAGTGTACCAACTAGATATCAACAATGGGCCTAATGCACTACATGGAGGACTGCAGGGATTTAATAAG GCAATCTGGCTTGCTACAGAAGTGAAAGATGGTGTACAGCTGAGTCTAACCAGTCCAGATGGAGACCAGGGCTATCCTGGAGAGGTTCAGGTCTCTGTCACCTACACACTACAG GGGGAAACTCTTACTGCTGAATACCAAGCGTGTTCTACCAAAACAACCCCCATCAACCTGACAAACCACTCCTACTTCAATCTAGCAGGACAG tctGCAGCCAATATCTATGATCATCTAGTGTCCATCAGTGCTCAGTCCTTCCTCCCAGTTGATGATACATCGATTCCTAAAG GAGAGATCAGAGCTGTGGAGGGCACACCCTTTGACCTTAGAAAGCCTGTTCTCATTGGCCCACGGCTGAAAGAACTTGAGGGTCCAGGGTTTGATCACAACTTCTGTCTTTCTTCGCCTGGAGAtgcatacacagagagacatgcagccag AGTATGTCACCCACCCAGTGGACGTATCCTAGAGGTGACTACCACCCAACCAGGAGTCCAGTTCTACACTGCCAACTTCCTGGATGGCTCTATAAAAGGAAAGGGGGGGTCTAAGTATGGGAAACATAGCTCCTTCTGTTTGGAGACTCAGAACTGGCCTGATGCTGTCAACCAG GCTTCATTCCCAGACTGTCTCCTGCGTCCTGGCGAGGACTACAAGCATATCACTCGTTTCACCTTCACAACCATCTGA
- the galm gene encoding aldose 1-epimerase isoform X1, whose translation MRAKMTEVSHQQWGEVPGQGSVDLFALESSKVRVEVLTLGAIIRSVCSRGKDGQMVDIVLGYDNLEGYVSDKRYLGAVVGRVANRIARGRFVVEEKVYQLDINNGPNALHGGLQGFNKAIWLATEVKDGVQLSLTSPDGDQGYPGEVQVSVTYTLQGETLTAEYQACSTKTTPINLTNHSYFNLAGQSAANIYDHLVSISAQSFLPVDDTSIPKGEIRAVEGTPFDLRKPVLIGPRLKELEGPGFDHNFCLSSPGDAYTERHAARVCHPPSGRILEVTTTQPGVQFYTANFLDGSIKGKGGSKYGKHSSFCLETQNWPDAVNQASFPDCLLRPGEDYKHITRFTFTTI comes from the exons ATGAG GGCCAAAATGACTGAAGTGAGCCATCAGCAGTGGGGAGAGGTGCCTGGCCAGGGCAGCGTGGACCTGTTTGCCCTAGAGTCCTCCAAGGTGCGGGTGGAGGTTCTCACCCTAGGTGCCATAATCAGGTCTGTGTGCAGCAGAGGGAAGGATGGCCAGATGGTGGACATAGTCCTGGGTTATGATAATCTAGAAG GTTATGTATCAGATAAGCGCTATTTAGGAGCTGTGGTGGGCCGTGTGGCCAACAGGATCGCGCGGGGACGCTTTGTAGTGGAGGAAAAAGTGTACCAACTAGATATCAACAATGGGCCTAATGCACTACATGGAGGACTGCAGGGATTTAATAAG GCAATCTGGCTTGCTACAGAAGTGAAAGATGGTGTACAGCTGAGTCTAACCAGTCCAGATGGAGACCAGGGCTATCCTGGAGAGGTTCAGGTCTCTGTCACCTACACACTACAG GGGGAAACTCTTACTGCTGAATACCAAGCGTGTTCTACCAAAACAACCCCCATCAACCTGACAAACCACTCCTACTTCAATCTAGCAGGACAG tctGCAGCCAATATCTATGATCATCTAGTGTCCATCAGTGCTCAGTCCTTCCTCCCAGTTGATGATACATCGATTCCTAAAG GAGAGATCAGAGCTGTGGAGGGCACACCCTTTGACCTTAGAAAGCCTGTTCTCATTGGCCCACGGCTGAAAGAACTTGAGGGTCCAGGGTTTGATCACAACTTCTGTCTTTCTTCGCCTGGAGAtgcatacacagagagacatgcagccag AGTATGTCACCCACCCAGTGGACGTATCCTAGAGGTGACTACCACCCAACCAGGAGTCCAGTTCTACACTGCCAACTTCCTGGATGGCTCTATAAAAGGAAAGGGGGGGTCTAAGTATGGGAAACATAGCTCCTTCTGTTTGGAGACTCAGAACTGGCCTGATGCTGTCAACCAG GCTTCATTCCCAGACTGTCTCCTGCGTCCTGGCGAGGACTACAAGCATATCACTCGTTTCACCTTCACAACCATCTGA